The Microcoleus sp. FACHB-672 DNA segment CGCCCATTCAAAATTTCCTTTAGGACGAATGCCGTTAAAGAATTGCGGATAAAATTGCAAGTAAGAGGCTTGATAATCTGGGTTACTTAAAAGCCTGTAATAGACTTGAGGGGGAACAATGACTAAAGTTCCAAATAAGAATGGGATAAAAAGTCGTTTGAAGCGTTCTGTGATATATTCGCTGCCGGTGCGAAATGAAAGTGCAAACCAAGTAGACGATCCTGAAACCAAGAAAAAAAGCGGCATATGCCATTGGTGAACAAATGTGATGAACAACTGCATTGCCGGACTTGCTACGTCATTTTTTACATAAAACTCCCCTAAATTTCCGCGATAAAAAATTGCTGCGGTATGGAAATAAATCAGAAGTAAAACTGCAAGTACCCTAAGCCAATCAAGCTCATAGCGTCTTTCAGGTTTACTCGTAACTTCTGTAGTGCGATCCGCTGAGTTCATGGATAGTCATTCTCCTGATTGGCGGAAGTAATGGCTTTTAATAAAAATTTGATTGTTAACTAAAAGTCCCTTTGAGAAGGGGGATCTTCAGCAATCAATGGCAGCACGACACCGGCATTCAACCAATTTTCCCCAAAAGGCATCGTAGGGATGCACTAATTGTGCCGGCAACCCCTCTTTAAAAATTGGCCGATTTTCATTTGCCCATTTAAAGATGCTGCCTTCCAAATTATAAACCCGATTAAATCCAGCTTTTTGAAGCTTTTGAGCAACACCGGCACTGCGATAGCCAACTGAACAATACACAATAATCGGCTGATCAAATGCAATTTCTTTTAATGCCGCCAACTCAGGAACCCTTGGATCGATCCGCTGCGCTGCTTTTAAATGGCTAACTGCATACTCCGCCTCAGTTCGAGCATCCAGTAAAAGTGGTTTCAACTGTGCCGGATCTTCTAGCCAATGCGCCAATTTTTTTGTGGAAATCCACTGGATATCGGGAAACTTAATTGTGATGAACCGCTTCAGGAATCGGAATACAAGCGCACGTCCAACAGAAAACATTCTATCAAAAATTTGATAACTATTAGCTTAATTCTACCTACTGGTGATGTCAGTAAAATATGAGATTCTTGACTTTAGGAAGCAATCACCGATTGCAAAGCGTGTTCGTTAGGCCAAATTGAAAATTCGTTAAAGTAAAGAAATGTAAAGTTTCTGAATGAATAGATCATGACCACCACACCCCGCGTCAGAGCACCGGAACTCCCCCAGAATTATCCGTGGCTGAACACGGATCGCCCTCTATCCCTGCAACAGCTAAAAGGGCGAGTAGTCATTCTTGACTTTTGGACGTATTGTTGCATTAACTGCCTGCATGTGCTGCCAACGTTGAAATATTTAGAGCAAAAATACAAAGATTCCCTGACAGTCATCGGGGTTCATTCCGCCAAATTTGAAAACGAGAAGGAAGTTGAGAACATCCGCCAAGCGATTCTGCGTTATGACATTGAGCATCCGGTGATCGTGGATAGCGGGTTTAGAGTTTGGCAAAGCTATGCTGTCCGCGCTTGGCCCACTTTGATGGTGATTGATCCGCAAGGTTACGTCATCGGTTATGTTGCCGGCGAAGGCAACCGGGATGCTTTAGATGAACTGATTGGCAAATTAATTCAGCAACACAAGGATGCCGGCACGATTAATTTTCAGGAACTCAGCCTCAGTTTGGAGAAGCAGCGCAAACCGTTGGTGACGCCTTTGGCTTTCCCCGGAAAGGTTTTAGCGAGTGAGGATCTCCTGTTTATTGCAGATTCTGGTCATCACCAGCTCGTTATCACCACCCTGGATGGCGACGTTTTGCATATTATCGGCACCGGCACTCCCGGATTAACGGATGGTTCCTTCACCGAGGCGCAGTTTTTTGCACCGCAAGGCATGGCGCTGGATGCGGAAAATCAAATTCTCTACGTTGCCGATACTGAAAATCATGCGCTGCGGCAAATTGACTTGCAGAATCAAACTGTTGCAACGATTGCCGGCATCGGCGAACAAAGCCATAACATTCATCCGCACAGTGGTGTCGGTTTGCAAACTGCTTTAAATTCTCCGTGGGATTTGCAACGGGTGGGAAATCACCTAT contains these protein-coding regions:
- a CDS encoding rhodanese-like domain-containing protein, whose amino-acid sequence is MFSVGRALVFRFLKRFITIKFPDIQWISTKKLAHWLEDPAQLKPLLLDARTEAEYAVSHLKAAQRIDPRVPELAALKEIAFDQPIIVYCSVGYRSAGVAQKLQKAGFNRVYNLEGSIFKWANENRPIFKEGLPAQLVHPYDAFWGKLVECRCRAAIDC
- a CDS encoding thioredoxin-like domain-containing protein encodes the protein MTTTPRVRAPELPQNYPWLNTDRPLSLQQLKGRVVILDFWTYCCINCLHVLPTLKYLEQKYKDSLTVIGVHSAKFENEKEVENIRQAILRYDIEHPVIVDSGFRVWQSYAVRAWPTLMVIDPQGYVIGYVAGEGNRDALDELIGKLIQQHKDAGTINFQELSLSLEKQRKPLVTPLAFPGKVLASEDLLFIADSGHHQLVITTLDGDVLHIIGTGTPGLTDGSFTEAQFFAPQGMALDAENQILYVADTENHALRQIDLQNQTVATIAGIGEQSHNIHPHSGVGLQTALNSPWDLQRVGNHLFIAMAGPHQIWEMQLDTGMIGTYAGTGREFCIDGDLTESAFAQPSGITTDGEELFVADSEISSIRAVGLGENAKVRTVCGSGELFGFGDKDGQGLDVRLQHCLGVEYAGGFLWVADSYNHKIKRVETKTGICISVLGDGVAGLQDGVGEETRFSEPAGLSVLGSYLYIADTNNHVIRRIELDTLKVKTLDFPRLCSPDVCVPV